A genomic segment from Oncorhynchus clarkii lewisi isolate Uvic-CL-2024 chromosome 12, UVic_Ocla_1.0, whole genome shotgun sequence encodes:
- the LOC139422085 gene encoding lymphocyte cytosolic protein 2-like, with protein sequence MSFDRVPSKSEVMGWNPHQLSDYMRRLELSGCDKVIVKCNINGQRFLNMSENDIQKFPKVHSPLISKICCEINRKEEKRPFFAKRSTAPKYHEPDTSQEVQPWGPDEFDDDDDDDYVSPDADDDDGSVGDYEYPTEGPEVGGEDSDNDYEPPPSEPPDEIPHKLFAAKRMADDDYIDSTPHRGTAVRQPPPPPQRPGPGPPLPSASRPSLVEPPPPRREQSPQRLGRLPVPAPFSSAPPAPLVDRRIKPTKLDRTNLTESPVPARKLNTTDRPAPHLWRPQAEERSPDPPRMPKPPLPLSARVIRSSSSVGNNRYVPGARNEVRNEVSMAKSFNSNTFPRPGLPRPPLPSDCLPPNIATTASRLQASFSHRSKIMPVPSPVQASMPPPADLEDEQDMNPQWYVGQVSRGQAESCLRRVNKDGAFLVRDSSKRSSIQPYTLMVLYQDKVYNIQIRCEQNEFLLGTGLKGSETFPMVAHIINHYRQQPLLLIDAKNREAGQQNQCPLIYPAGLRPSF encoded by the exons ATGAGTTTTGACAGAGTGCCATCCAAGTCAGAGGTCATGGGCTGGAATCCACACCAATTGTCAGACTACATGAGGAGG ttggaGTTAAGTGGATGTGACAAAGTCATCGTGAAATGTAATATTAATGGGCAAAGGTTCTTG AACATGAGTGAAAATGACATTCAGAAATTCCCCAAAGTCCATTCACC ACTTATCTCCAAAATATGCTGTGAAATCAACAGGAAAGAAGAAAAAAGGCCATTCTTCGCTAAAAG ATCTACAGCACCAAAATATCATGAACCAG ATACATCACAAGAGGTTCAGCCCTGGGGACCTGATGAATTT GATGATGACGATGACGATGACTATGTAAGCCcagatgctgatgatgatgacgGCAGTGTGGGCGATTATGAGTACCCAACAGAGGGGCCGGAGGTTGGAGGTGAGGACAGTGACAATGACTATGAGCCACCTCCGTCTGAGCCGCCTGATGAGATTCCCCATAAACTCTTTGCTGCCAAGCGCATGGCTGACGATGACTACATTG aTAGTACCCCGCACCGCGGTACAGCTGTAAGgcaaccacctccaccacctcaaCGCCCTGGGCCTGGTCCTCCACTCCCCTCCGCCAGTCGCCCTAGT CTAGTGGAGCCTCCCCCACCCAGAAGGGAGCAATCTCCCCAGCGCCTTGGCAGACTCCCTG TGCCCGCTCCTTTCTCAAGTGCTCCCCCTGCTCCACTAGTTGACCGCAGAATAAAGCCCACCAAACTGGATCGAACAAACCTTACTGAATCTCCAGTACCAG CAAGGAAGTTGAACACAACCGATAGG cctgctccACATTTATGGAG GCCTCAGGCAGAAGAGAGGAGTCCAGACCCTCCCAGGATGCCCAAACCGCCCCTCCCTCTGTCAGCTAGAGTCATCAGGAGCAGCTCGTCGGTGGGCAACAACAG ATATGTGCCTGGTGCAAGAAATGAG GTACGAAATGAAG TGTCCATGGCCAAGTCCTTCAACTCCAACACATTTCCTAGACCAGGGCTCCCTAGACCACCCTTACCTTCAGACTG CTTGCCACCTAATATCGCTACAACTGCTTCAAGACTGCAGGCAT CTTTCTCCCACAGGAGCAAGATTATGCCCGTGCCGTCACCTGTGCAAGCTTCCATGCCCCCACCGGCAGACCTAGAGGATGAACAG GACATGAACCCTCAGTGGTACGTTGGCCAGGTGTCACGGGGCCAAGCGGAGAGCTGTCTCAGACGGGTCAATAAG GATGGTGCATTTCTGGTACGAGACAGTTCTAAGCGCTCGTCCATCCAGCCCTATACGCTCATGGTGCTTTACCAGGACAAAGTCTACAATATCCAGATTCGCTGCGAACAGAACGAGTTTCTGCTGGGAACTGGTCTGAAGGGCTCAGAG ACCTTTCCGATGGTGGCACACATCATCAACCATTACAGACAGCAACCACTTCTGCTGATTGATGCTAAGAACCGTGAAGCAGGTCAGCAGAACCAGTGTCCCCTGATCTACCCAGCAGGTCTCCGTCCATCCTTTTAG